AAAATACTGATTGCACTCATCACAGACAAATCCTTTGGGAAGAATCCAATCATCATTCCCAAGCGACTCAGGAATAGGGTGTTCAATCTTCTCGAAAGATGCATCTGCACGAAAACAAAATAGACATTTATAAGGAGCTTTCATTCTCAAACACCCTAAGATCCATGCCAAGCCTACTTAATTGACATATCACTTGACTAAAGCACTGCTGCCCACAAAATAAACTGGTATCTATCGGCGTTCCTCAACGATCTTTTGAGAAATAGGTTCGCCTTGAACTTGAATAAGGTGCTGAAGCGTTTTGCGCTTAGAGGTAGGAAGCTTAATCTGCCGCACCAATCCAGAAACAACTAATGATTGATGAAAAGCCGCCCGTTTAGCTGCTGCCTCCTTGCCCGCCAAATAACTCTGAACAGCCACATTAAGTTGCCGTAACTCAGACGGCTTCAGCGTTTGCAATTGCTCAAGAATTTGCTGAAGTACTGCTTGGGACATCTTTATAACCTACAAGCTAGGGTAACTTTCACGAGGTGGAGGGGAATTCATCACGGTAGGACTCAAAAGTGGGAAATTCAGAAATTTCTTGATAGGAGAAAACAACATCTGACCACTGAGAAACTGGTAGATTCTGCGTTAACTGGCGTAGAGCTTGGAGAATCAGGGTTTGGAGTGGAATATTTGACAGGGCTGCTTGGCGAACTAGATCTTCGAGATCTGGCGGGAGATCGACCGTAATTTGCATCAGTTTGCCCTACTCGTTATTACTGATTATGGCGCTGTAGGGGCGATCGCAACTTCTCCAACTGTTTAATCGGGCAACCTAGCTTCTTGAAACAATTGCTGAGGAATAAATTGCAAATTCTCTAGTAGTGGATCGGTCATGCTAGAGGTTTTTGTGTAAGTCCGAGGAGGCGCATCCGGGTAGAACACCGTGATACTTCTCGCTCGCGCATCTACAACCCAAACCCGTGAAACTCCCGCTTGCAAATAATCTGTTGCTTTTTCCACCATCTCGCCAAACGTCTGCCCTGGTGAAATGATTTCTACCACAAGCTCTGGGGCGACAGGACAAGCTTCATCCAGCAACCAATCGGCAGCAAGTCTAGTGTAAGACACATAGGTCAAATCGGGTACAGGCACCCAGTTTTCTCCTTGGCGCTTCAACACAATAGCCCATTCTGGATATACCCAGCCGTGCTCCTGTCCCCATGCCTGGAGGAGATTCAAGAGCACAGTTTGAATCGCAGCATGAAATCGCTTGGGTGACATTTTCGGAATCGCTTGGCCTGCTACTAACTCACAGGCAACCTCGGTATCTGGCAACGACAGAAACTCGGTCAACGTTAGATAATGGGTGGCTTGAGTCATGAACCGTTTATCACCGTACTCACCGCTCACCTCCAGTTTAATTGCCATCCCTGTAGGAGAAAAGATGATTAGGAGTTCAGCATTGCCAAACCCCTACTGTTTCTATGCCACTACGAAGTTGATTAACTTACCAGGCACGACAATCACCTTCTTGATCTCCTTGCCTTCGATGTAGCGCTGAGCCAATTCCGACTCGCGGGCATATTGCTCTTGGGCTGCTTTGTCAGCTCCCGCAGGTACTTGGATGCTGCCGCGGGTTTTACCCAAGATCTGAATCACAATCGTGATCTCATCCGCTACCAAAGCCGCAGGGTCCGCTGCAGGCCAAGCTTGCAAGTGAATCGATTCCGTATGCCCAATCCGCTGCCATAGCTCATCGGCAATATGTGGAGCCAAAGGAGCCAACAACAAAAGCAACGTCTGAATCCCTTCTACATAGATAGGAGACTCTTTGCAGGTGGCATCTGTGAGCGCATTGCTCAGCTTCATCAACTCAGACACCGCTGTGTTGAATTGATATTCTCCTTCAAAGTCCTCCGTCACCGCTTGGATCGCCGTATGAATGGCGCGACGGAGATCCTTCTCTGGCTTGCTTAGTTCAGCAAGATTGGCTTTCTTAGTGCGATCGCCACCCTTCTCGGCAAACTCACTTACCAAGCGCCACACCCGACCCAAGAAGCGGAACTGACCTTCCACATCGGCGTCATCCCACTCCAAGTCTTTCTCTGGAGGAGCCTTAAATAGGATAAACATCCGGGCTGTATCCGCGCCATACTTCGCCAACACCGCCTCTGGATCAACCCCGTTGTACTTCGACTTGGACATCTTCTCGTAGAAGACTTCCAATGCTTCCCCAGTTTCGGGGTCTTTGGGGTCGGCAGCGTTCACCAAGTTAGGCGTGACATACTTGCCCGTCGTGGAATTCTTATAGGTCAAGCCTTGCACCATGCCCTGAGTCAACAAGCGCTCAAAGGGTTCATCGAAACTGAGGAGGCCGCGATCGCGTAACACCTTGGTAAAGAAGCGGGAGTAGAGCAAGTGCAGAATCGCATGTTCAATCCCACCCACATACTGATCTACCGCCATCCAGTCATTGGTGATGGCAGGATCAAATGCTTGCTGATCGTTGTTGGCATCCGGGTAGCGGAGGAAATACCACGACGAATCAATAAAGGTATCCATCGTGTCTGTCTCACGCTTCGCTGCGGTGCCACAACTGGGACAAGGCACATTCACCCAATCTTCCAATTGAGCCAAAGGAGATGGCCCCCGACCGGAGAACGCGATATTTTCTGGCAACCGCACTGGGAGATCTTGGTCTGGCACAGGTACCGCGCCACACTTGGGGCAATGAATGATCGGAATCGGTGCGCCCCAATAGCGTTGACGGGAGATCAACCAATCTCGCAAACGGTACTGCACCCGTGCCTTACCAAACCCTTGCGCCTCGGCAAACTTCACGATCGCTTCTTTGCCTTGGGTCGATGGCGTGCCATCAAACTGACTAGAATTGACCATGATTCCTGGTTCAGTGTAAGCAGCTTCTAGAGGCGCATTGGTATCACCGCCTTCCGGCA
This region of Trichocoleus desertorum NBK24 genomic DNA includes:
- a CDS encoding Uma2 family endonuclease, yielding MAIKLEVSGEYGDKRFMTQATHYLTLTEFLSLPDTEVACELVAGQAIPKMSPKRFHAAIQTVLLNLLQAWGQEHGWVYPEWAIVLKRQGENWVPVPDLTYVSYTRLAADWLLDEACPVAPELVVEIISPGQTFGEMVEKATDYLQAGVSRVWVVDARARSITVFYPDAPPRTYTKTSSMTDPLLENLQFIPQQLFQEARLPD
- the leuS gene encoding leucine--tRNA ligase, producing the protein MESRYTPKAIEEKWQQTWTELGLDQTSTDPNKPKFYALSMFPYPSGNLHMGHVRVYTIADVIARLKKMQGYRVLHPMGWDAFGLPAENAAIDRGIQPAEWTYKNVAQMQKQLQKLGTCFDWSREVTTCSPDYYRWTQWIFLQFYQAGLAYQKESAVNWDPVDQTVLANEQVDNEGRSWRSGAKVERKLLKQWFLKITDYAEQLLTDLDKLKGWPERVKLMQANWIGKSVGAYLEFPIVGSDEKIGVFTTRPDTVYGVTYMVLAPEHPLTARVTTSDRQEAVEAFAKEVASQSELERTAEDKPKRGIPTGGKGINPFTGEEVPILIADYVLYEYGTGAVMGVPAHDVRDFKFATEKNLPIKTVIVPEGGDTNAPLEAAYTEPGIMVNSSQFDGTPSTQGKEAIVKFAEAQGFGKARVQYRLRDWLISRQRYWGAPIPIIHCPKCGAVPVPDQDLPVRLPENIAFSGRGPSPLAQLEDWVNVPCPSCGTAAKRETDTMDTFIDSSWYFLRYPDANNDQQAFDPAITNDWMAVDQYVGGIEHAILHLLYSRFFTKVLRDRGLLSFDEPFERLLTQGMVQGLTYKNSTTGKYVTPNLVNAADPKDPETGEALEVFYEKMSKSKYNGVDPEAVLAKYGADTARMFILFKAPPEKDLEWDDADVEGQFRFLGRVWRLVSEFAEKGGDRTKKANLAELSKPEKDLRRAIHTAIQAVTEDFEGEYQFNTAVSELMKLSNALTDATCKESPIYVEGIQTLLLLLAPLAPHIADELWQRIGHTESIHLQAWPAADPAALVADEITIVIQILGKTRGSIQVPAGADKAAQEQYARESELAQRYIEGKEIKKVIVVPGKLINFVVA